ACAGGTGCGCAAATTTCGCGCACAACTTTGACTGACCAAAATACGCATGTGTCTTACCCAACCAAATACAGTATTGAATATCTAAGCTTTGAACAGAGACTTATATGGACATATACATGTGGCTTTGAGAAGTTTTAGGTAATTTATAACTTGGCCTTTAGGCTACTTCATATAAATGCTTGAATCATTCATGGAGTGTTTGCTTGAATGCAATCCAGAGCAATGAACTGGCATCTATGGCTATTGCATGTATTGATTAAATGATTTGGTGTGCCGCTGTCCTGCCCATTACTAATACTAATAGCATGAATCGATGGTTCTCCTGTTTTCTCATCAACATAGTCACCCCTGCACACATTGTTCGACTTTATGACCGTTTCGAAGCATTGGACAAGGAAAAGACAGGCCTTCTCCGGTAAGTGGTGGGACCATGTCAGCTTTATGGAGTTTGTTTGCTAAACCAGTGTTGACTaaaacagtgcatgtcagaataataataattatgtctgaatgtcCTGTCTTTGTTTTATCCCCATTACTGTGAAGCCCACAGGATTTTGGAGCCATTAATAGGTTGGCGATGAACCCCATCGGGGATCGGATCATTGGGGCTTTCTTCTCTCCAGGGTATAGAACAACATTTCTTACATGTTTGAGTAACATTACTGACTTGATAACCTCACCAATGAAATGGTAATGTGAAGGTTAATGTCCATTTTCGCTGTAATATAAAAGTCCAGGCTTTTTGTAGGTCTCCTTAAAAAAAACAGAGTGCACAATCAACAAGACTAAATATTGATTTAACTTCAGTCAATTCTGTGCAACAAtaaacttttttcttttttatatccATGTATCCTGTACGTTTGGAATGCAAGCAGGTTTTGGTCttaacacaatctctctctcaggcaGGAAACAGTGGACTTCCACTCCTTTGTGAGGATCCTGGCCCACTTCCGACCTGCGGACAAAAAACGTCCCAAAGATCCCAGTATGCCTGAACCTGTCAACAGTAGGACCAGTAAACTCAAGTGTGAGTCCTCtggcatttttgttgttgttgtggttgacTCACAAAATAGATTTTAGCGTTCAAATTCAACTCAATCAGATCCCCCCTGGTTTTCTCCTTCCTTTCAGTTGCCTTCCAACTATATGACCAGGACAAAGATGGAAAAATCTCCAGAGCTGAGCTTCTACAGGTCCATAATAACTGTTAGCTTTACTGACAATAATACTCTGTATGGTGAGCAACACAATATACCACCAATAGTTAGTGATGTAAATTGTTTCTCTGTTGTGAACCAGGTCTTGTATGTCCCTACAATTTATGGCTGAAATGCCTACACCCTATATCAGAGGTATTCAAATCTTACACTatgaggtctggagcctgctggttttctgttttaccTGAAAATATATTGAACCCACCttttgtcccaggtctaaatcaggccctgattagaggggaagaatgaaaaAAAGCAGTTGAACTGGTTTCATAGTCGGGATTTAAATTTGAGGGCCCTATACAATAGAATGAAGCCCTTCTCCATGTGTTTGGGATGTGATTGATAGCTGAGGGTGATTGACAGGTGCTGCGGTCCATGCTGGAGATGCAGGTGACGGAGGAG
This genomic interval from Salvelinus sp. IW2-2015 linkage group LG22, ASM291031v2, whole genome shotgun sequence contains the following:
- the LOC111982575 gene encoding calcineurin B homologous protein 2 isoform X1 codes for the protein MIWCAAVLPITNTNSMNRWFSCFLINIVTPAHIVRLYDRFEALDKEKTGLLRPQDFGAINRLAMNPIGDRIIGAFFSPGQETVDFHSFVRILAHFRPADKKRPKDPSMPEPVNSRTSKLKFAFQLYDQDKDGKISRAELLQVLRSMLEMQVTEEQLESIADRTIQEADLDKDDAISFEEFRKSLEKVNIDHKMSIRFLR
- the LOC111982575 gene encoding calcineurin B homologous protein 2 isoform X2, yielding MGTTNSTLSKIPNVEELMQETGFTPAHIVRLYDRFEALDKEKTGLLRPQDFGAINRLAMNPIGDRIIGAFFSPGQETVDFHSFVRILAHFRPADKKRPKDPSMPEPVNSRTSKLKFAFQLYDQDKDGKISRAELLQVLRSMLEMQVTEEQLESIADRTIQEADLDKDDAISFEEFRKSLEKVNIDHKMSIRFLR